From the Deinococcota bacterium genome, one window contains:
- a CDS encoding Uma2 family endonuclease has translation MSSQAKTLLTPEAYLLLERGAEHKSEYLDGEMMPMTGASRKHNLIVANITGELRQQLKGKPCELYPSDMRVRVPATDLYTYPDVVVVCGEPRFEDEAVDTLLNPTVIVEVLSESTEAYDRGKKFGYYRTVASLAEYLLVAQDEGRVEQYLRQEDGRWLLTDLRSPDAVVEVASLGCALKLSEVYDKVTLP, from the coding sequence ATGTCCAGCCAAGCCAAAACCCTGCTGACGCCCGAAGCGTATCTGCTGCTCGAGCGCGGGGCCGAACACAAGAGCGAGTATCTTGACGGCGAGATGATGCCCATGACCGGAGCGAGCAGAAAGCACAACCTTATTGTTGCCAACATCACGGGCGAGCTGAGACAGCAGCTCAAGGGAAAACCCTGCGAGCTCTACCCGAGCGACATGCGGGTGAGGGTTCCCGCGACCGATCTCTATACCTATCCCGACGTGGTGGTCGTCTGCGGCGAGCCGCGGTTCGAGGACGAGGCCGTCGACACGCTGCTCAACCCCACCGTGATCGTCGAAGTGCTCTCCGAGTCCACCGAAGCCTATGACCGCGGCAAGAAGTTCGGCTACTACCGGACGGTTGCTTCGCTTGCGGAGTACCTGCTCGTCGCACAGGACGAGGGCAGAGTCGAACAGTACCTCAGGCAAGAGGACGGACGCTGGTTGCTTACGGACCTGCGTTCGCCCGACGCCGTGGTCGAAGTGGCTTCTCTCGGCTGCGCTCTAAAGCTGAGCGAGGTCTACGACAAGGTCACCCTGCCCTAA
- a CDS encoding MogA/MoaB family molybdenum cofactor biosynthesis protein yields the protein MIRTAILTVSDKGSRGERTDTSVGEIRALLESGPFAERDYHIVPDEQAMIRAKLRLWADGGHIDLILTTGGTGLALRDRTPEATREVLEREVPGLAELMRFAGVQKNPKAALSRAVCGVRGKTLIVNLPGSPKGARESLEAILSVLPHAVDTITGELREAPEDWHQ from the coding sequence GTGATTCGCACGGCCATTTTGACGGTGAGCGACAAGGGTTCGAGGGGCGAGCGGACGGACACCTCGGTGGGCGAGATTCGCGCCCTCCTGGAGAGCGGCCCCTTTGCCGAACGCGACTACCACATCGTGCCCGACGAGCAGGCGATGATCCGCGCCAAACTCCGGCTCTGGGCCGACGGCGGCCACATCGACCTCATCCTGACCACCGGCGGGACGGGCCTGGCTCTGCGCGACCGCACCCCGGAGGCGACGCGCGAGGTGCTCGAGCGCGAGGTTCCCGGCCTCGCCGAACTCATGCGCTTCGCGGGCGTGCAGAAGAACCCCAAGGCCGCGCTGAGCCGCGCGGTCTGCGGCGTCCGCGGCAAGACGCTGATCGTCAACCTGCCGGGCAGCCCCAAGGGGGCGCGGGAGTCGCTCGAGGCCATTCTGAGCGTCCTGCCGCACGCGGTCGACACCATTACCGGCGAGCTGCGCGAGGCGCCGGAGGACTGGCATCAGTAG